A stretch of Tigriopus californicus strain San Diego chromosome 11, Tcal_SD_v2.1, whole genome shotgun sequence DNA encodes these proteins:
- the LOC131890686 gene encoding probable E3 ubiquitin-protein ligase HECTD4 gives MPSWIEVSRSFLLSEKLDTKSAIATSLDISQPASHPFRSGGDEIDDTPGLDPTRRIVVAVPWICQTFQVNDRTATPEVSTLNNNCEGASQSLQIQRIVDTVLKEKVLDSNRFTSTIHEMFQSTLDLFVTGDTNEGGTSSLTSQQIMQAHLENKVREVILTLLTDSDLSSVLGKFGSKAKDRDEEILKETTMTRIAPLETESTDELFTLTEKQFTSFVIASASGKIQTFVVALANCGYDYNLEQMFSQELHQSDSQWTPESDNQLVHWTKDTAQDLDLNPSQIHPQEVHLSPEDHLKSELSLLHTQSDQELGSHAALILAWNEAVFRDLIPNIPFSSDPSYCQRTAAFLARHKSKLFFSQQETYLNQILNASCQRGRDQVAPEVSLNPITNIGSTNESLSATWFFQTWQQLRDVSSSQFCVAMPQGSDPEFKVKFLGEEVHGSSGSFRQFYTHLAEEIHGAVLCLTLPYLGSGPFKGRYQLWCCPLTWINEKLLQFWGHLMRIALRAGIPFVLDMVSSFWKALLHKHIAESDLRLMDPNLFHYIQDCQHPSNFDTLLEEHQFPRSPVHISVQLRLGIASVPKWGKQXTTSNIQDCQDPSNFDTLLEEHQFPRCQNWVAVVTSAKLELSTVVPIKILHCLYTPNELELRVCGLTKVSVKLLQSHTIYQARLTVDEEHIQFFWNALESFTDRQLTRFIKFACNQERLPLANVKTITNKFNPEKDKGDVQVEQQNIRVETCMFMLKLPRYASFDMMRDKLLFVIHAAFDPLSG, from the exons ATGCCTTCATGGATCGAAGTCAGTCGTAGTTTCTTACTCTCCGAAAAGCTCGACACCAAATCGGCCATTGCCACCAGCCTGGATATTTCTCAGCCCGCTTCCCACCCGTTTAGAAGTGGAGGTGATGAAATCGACGATACACCGGGCTTAGACCCGACTCGGCGGATTGTGGTC GCAGTTCCATGGATTTGCCAAACCTTTCAAGTGAACGACAGGACTGCCACACCCGAGGTTAGCACTTTGAACAACAATTGTGAGGGTGCCAGTCAAAGCCTTCAAATCCAAAGGATAGTGGACACggttttgaaagagaaagtcCTCGACTCCAATCGGTTTACGAGCACGATTCACGAGATGTTCCAATCGACTTTGGACCTATTCGTCACAGGTGATACGAATGAAGGTGGGACATCCTCATTAACCAGCCAGCAGATCATGCAAGCTCATCTTGAGAACAAGGTTCGCGAAGTGATTTTGACTTTGCTCACGGACTCTGACTTGAGTTCGGTTCTTGGTAAGTTTGGAAGCAAAGCCAAAGATCGAGACGAAGAAATCCTCAAAGAAACAACCATGACAAGAATAGCACCTTTAGAGACGGAATCAACAGATGAGTTGTTTACCCTGACTGAGAAACAATTTACCTCGTTCGTCATTGCGAGCGCGTCGGGCAAGATCCAGACCTTTGTGGTGGCCTTGGCCAACTGCGGATATGACTACAATCTGGAACAAATGTTCTCTCAGGAGCTTCATCAAAGCGACTCCCAATGGACTCCAGAGAGTGACAATCAATTGGTACACTGGACGAAGGACACTGCTCAAGATCTTGACCTCAATCCGTCCCAAATTCACCCTCAAGAAGTCCACTTGTCGCCTGAGGATCACTTGAAATCAGAGCTCTCTCTTCTACATACGCAATCTGATCAAGAGCTCGGCAGCCACGCAGCCTTGATTTTGGCTTGGAACGAGGCTGTATTCAGGGATTTGATTCCCAACATTCCATTTTCGAGTGATCCCTCCTATTGTCAGCGTACAGCAGCCTTCTTGGCCCGCCACAAATCCAAGTTGTTCTTCTCCCAGCAAGAGACCtatctcaatcaaattctcAATGCCTCTTGTCAACGTGGAAGGGACCAAGTGGCCCCTGAAGTCTCTTTAAACCCAATCACGAATATCGGATCCACCAACGAGAGTTTAAGTGCCACTTGGTTCTTTCAAACTTGGCAGCAACTCAGGGACGTCTCCTCGTCCCAATTTTGTGTAGCCATGCCTCAGGGAAGCGATCCCGAGTTCAAGgtgaaattcctgggagagGAGGTCCATGGATCAAGTGGATCGTTCAGACAATTCTATACCCACCTGGCGGAGGAAATTCATGGAGCTGTGTTGTGCCTTACCCTACCTTATCTAGGATCAGGTCCTTTTAAAGGGCGTTATCAATTGTGGTGTTGCCCCCTGACTTGGATCAACGAGAAACTGCTTCAATTTTGGGGTCACCTCATGCGGATCGCATTGCGGGCTGGCATTCCTTTCGTTCTGGACATGGTTTCCTCGTTCTGGAAAGCGCTTCTTCACAAGCATATTGCCGAGAGTGACCTACGGTTAATGGATCCCAATCTGTTCCACTACATCCAGGATTGCCAACATCCGTCCAATTTCGACACATTACTCGAGGAGCATCAATTCCCCCGGTCCCCGGTTCATATTTCAGTCCAACTGCGGCTTGGAATTGCCTCTGTGCCCAAATGGGGGAAACAAATNACTACATCCAACATCCAGGATTGCCAAGATCCGTCCAATTTCGACACATTACTCGAGGAGCATCAATTCCCCCG CTGTCAGAACTGGGTGGCAGTGGTCACATCTGCCAAATTAGAGCTCTCGACCGTGGTCCCGATCAAGATTCTCCATTGCTTGTATACCCCCAACGAGCTCGAGCTCCGGGTTTGTGGTTTAACGAAAGTGAGCGTCAAATTGCTCCAAAGCCACACCATCTACCAAGCCAGACTCACGGTGGACGAGGAACACATCCAGTTCTTTTGGAACGCCCTCGAGTCCTTTACGGACCGTCAACTGACAAGGTTTATCAAGTTTGCTTGTAACCAGGAGAGATTACCTCTGGCCAATGTCAAGACCATCACCAACAAATTCAACCCGGAGAAAG ACAAAGGGGACGTGCAAGTGGAGCAACAGAATATTCGGGTAGAAACGTGCATGTTTATGCTGAAGTTACCCCGTTACGCTTCCTTCGACATGATGCGAGACAAATTGTTGTTCGTCATTCATGCTGCGTTTGATCCCCTGAGCGGCTGA